A part of Vicia villosa cultivar HV-30 ecotype Madison, WI unplaced genomic scaffold, Vvil1.0 ctg.000643F_1_1, whole genome shotgun sequence genomic DNA contains:
- the LOC131630055 gene encoding tRNA (guanine(26)-N(2))-dimethyltransferase 1-like isoform X3 — protein sequence MWLVTESRTLKLQLKLVRAATRIASNPFSVFNSPCSSCAGESEVQKEKKEEQTMAFNPEDFKIIKEGEAEILMHKKNTVFFNKAQVNNRDLSIAVLRTFISKRKQEHEANLLKRAKGAKKASENDSSESVVEEVDNKAPPEDHKSNGKSESVEEASPEESCTTMEGSGKIDEECDADEEQIVRSEVKGPKELKPPRVLEALSASGLRALRYAREVEGIGQVVALDNDPASVEACKRNIQFNGSVAISKVESHLADARVYMLANPKEFDVVDLDPYGSPSVFLDSAVQAVADGGILMCTATDMAVLCGGNGEVCYSKYGSYPTKGKYCHEMALRIVLASIESHANRYKRYIVPVLSVQKDFYLRVFVRIYTSASAMKNTPLKLSYVYQCTGCDSFHLQPLGRASTKNASVRYLPGFGPVVPQDCTDCGKKFIMGGPIWSAPIHDQEWVTSIITDVNRMKSSYPAYEHISAILNTISEELPDVPLFLSLHNLCATLKCTSPSAVIFRSAVINAGYRISRSHVCAIGLKSDAPMDVIWDIMRCWVKNHPVKGQPADQPGSIILAKEPVLQANFARAVASLSKAQAKKVSRFLPNPERHWGPKLRAGRTITSKHVSLIGEAALNALNNEEDNEEEEPKSS from the exons ATGTGGTTGGTTACAGAATCTCGTACTCTCAAACTTCAACTGAAGCTAGTTCGTGCAGCAACTCGAATTGCATCGAACCCCTTTTCTGTGTTCAACTCTCCTTGTTCTTCCTGCGCCGGAGAATCCGAAGtgcagaaggagaagaaagaggAACAAACAATGGCTTTCAATCCTGAAGATTTCAAAATTATTAAGGAAGGAGAAGCTGAGATTCTTATGCATAAGAAAAATACAGTCTTTTTTAACAAAGCTCAG GTTAATAATAGGGATTTGTCCATTGCCGTTTTGAGGACATTTATATCGAAAAGGAAGCAAGAGCACGAGGCAAATTTGTTGAAGAGAGCAAAAGGGGCAAAGAAAGCATCTGAAAATGATTCTTCTGAATCAGTCGTGGAGGAAGTAGATAACAAAGCTCCACCAGAAGATCATAAATCAAATGGCAAATCTGAATCAGTGGAAGAGGCTTCTCCTGAAGAATCATGCACTACAATGGAAGGTTCAGGCAAGATCGATGAAGAATGTGATGCTGATGAAGAGCAAATTGTTCGTTCGGAAGTAAAAGGACCAAAGGAGCTGAAGCCACCAAGGGTTCTTGAGGCCTTGTCTGCTTCTGGGTTAAGGGCTCTCAGATATGCTCGTGAAGTAGAAGGGATTGGTCAAGTTGTTGCTTTGGACAATGATCCAG CATCTGTTGAAGCTTGCAAAAGGAACATTCAATTCAATGGCTCGGTGGCAATTTCAAAAGTGGAGTCTCATCTTGCTGATGCTCGCGTCTATATGCTAGCAAACCCTAAAGAATTCGATGTG GTTGATCTTGATCCATATGGTTCACCTTCTGTGTTTCTCGATTCAGCCGTTCAAGCTGTTGCTGATGGAGGTATACTGATGTGTACTGCAACAGATATGGCTGTACTCTGCGGAGGAAATGGGGAGGTCTGCTATTCAAA ATATGGATCATAcccgacaaaaggaaaatattgcCATGAAATGGCCTTGAGGATCGTTCTTGCTTCCATTGAG AGTCACGCTAATCGATACAAACGATATATTGTTCCTGTCCTATCTGTTCAAAAAGACTTCTATCTTCGTGTTTTTGTTCGCATATACAC TTCTGCAAGTGCTATGAAAAACACTCCGCTAAAGCTTTCATATGTTTATCAGTGCACTGGTTGCGATTCTTTCCACCTTCAACCCCTTGGAAGGGCCTCTACCAAG AATGCTAGTGTTAGATATTTGCCCGGATTTGGTCCTGTTGTTCCTCAAGATTGCACTGACTGTGGGAAAAAATTCATTATGGGTGGCCCTATATGGTCTGCTCCTATACATGACCAAGAATGGGTAACTTCTATTATAACAGACGTGAATCGCATGAAATCCAGTTATCCTGCTTACGAACACATATCTGCCATATTGAATACAATATCAGAG GAGTTGCCAGATGTTCCTCTATTTTTGAGTCTGCATAACCTTTGTGCAACCCTTAAATGCACATCTCCATCGGCAGTTATTTTCCGTTCTGCTGTCATCAATGCTGGATATCGTATCTCTAGATCTCATGTTTGTGCAATAGGGCTTAAATCAGACGCACCTATGGATGTTATTTGGGACATTATGCGCTGCTGG GTTAAAAATCATCCCGTGAAAGGTCAGCCAGCAGATCAACCTGGAAGTATCATACTTGCAAAGGAACCTGTTCTTCAG GCTAATTTTGCTAGGGCTGTAGCGTCTCTTAGCAAGGCGCAAGCAAAGAAAGTTTCGAGGTTTCTTCCAAATCCCGAAAGACATTGGGGTCCAAAACTAAGGGCGGGACGAACAATCACTAGCAAACATGTCTCTCTGATAGGTGAAGCAGCCCTTAATGCTCTCAACAATGAAGAagacaatgaagaagaagaacctAAAA GTTCTTGA
- the LOC131630055 gene encoding tRNA (guanine(26)-N(2))-dimethyltransferase 1-like isoform X2 codes for MWLVTESRTLKLQLKLVRAATRIASNPFSVFNSPCSSCAGESEVQKEKKEEQTMAFNPEDFKIIKEGEAEILMHKKNTVFFNKAQVNNRDLSIAVLRTFISKRKQEHEANLLKRAKGAKKASENDSSESVVEEVDNKAPPEDHKSNGKSESVEEASPEESCTTMEGSGKIDEECDADEEQIVRSEVKGPKELKPPRVLEALSASGLRALRYAREVEGIGQVVALDNDPASVEACKRNIQFNGSVAISKVESHLADARVYMLANPKEFDVVDLDPYGSPSVFLDSAVQAVADGGILMCTATDMAVLCGGNGEVCYSKYGSYPTKGKYCHEMALRIVLASIESHANRYKRYIVPVLSVQKDFYLRVFVRIYTSASAMKNTPLKLSYVYQCTGCDSFHLQPLGRASTKNASVRYLPGFGPVVPQDCTDCGKKFIMGGPIWSAPIHDQEWVTSIITDVNRMKSSYPAYEHISAILNTISEELPDVPLFLSLHNLCATLKCTSPSAVIFRSAVINAGYRISRSHVCAIGLKSDAPMDVIWDIMRCWVKNHPVKGQPADQPGSIILAKEPVLQANFARAVASLSKAQAKKVSRFLPNPERHWGPKLRAGRTITSKHVSLIGEAALNALNNEEDNEEEEPKSKKPKTEEDNNATS; via the exons ATGTGGTTGGTTACAGAATCTCGTACTCTCAAACTTCAACTGAAGCTAGTTCGTGCAGCAACTCGAATTGCATCGAACCCCTTTTCTGTGTTCAACTCTCCTTGTTCTTCCTGCGCCGGAGAATCCGAAGtgcagaaggagaagaaagaggAACAAACAATGGCTTTCAATCCTGAAGATTTCAAAATTATTAAGGAAGGAGAAGCTGAGATTCTTATGCATAAGAAAAATACAGTCTTTTTTAACAAAGCTCAG GTTAATAATAGGGATTTGTCCATTGCCGTTTTGAGGACATTTATATCGAAAAGGAAGCAAGAGCACGAGGCAAATTTGTTGAAGAGAGCAAAAGGGGCAAAGAAAGCATCTGAAAATGATTCTTCTGAATCAGTCGTGGAGGAAGTAGATAACAAAGCTCCACCAGAAGATCATAAATCAAATGGCAAATCTGAATCAGTGGAAGAGGCTTCTCCTGAAGAATCATGCACTACAATGGAAGGTTCAGGCAAGATCGATGAAGAATGTGATGCTGATGAAGAGCAAATTGTTCGTTCGGAAGTAAAAGGACCAAAGGAGCTGAAGCCACCAAGGGTTCTTGAGGCCTTGTCTGCTTCTGGGTTAAGGGCTCTCAGATATGCTCGTGAAGTAGAAGGGATTGGTCAAGTTGTTGCTTTGGACAATGATCCAG CATCTGTTGAAGCTTGCAAAAGGAACATTCAATTCAATGGCTCGGTGGCAATTTCAAAAGTGGAGTCTCATCTTGCTGATGCTCGCGTCTATATGCTAGCAAACCCTAAAGAATTCGATGTG GTTGATCTTGATCCATATGGTTCACCTTCTGTGTTTCTCGATTCAGCCGTTCAAGCTGTTGCTGATGGAGGTATACTGATGTGTACTGCAACAGATATGGCTGTACTCTGCGGAGGAAATGGGGAGGTCTGCTATTCAAA ATATGGATCATAcccgacaaaaggaaaatattgcCATGAAATGGCCTTGAGGATCGTTCTTGCTTCCATTGAG AGTCACGCTAATCGATACAAACGATATATTGTTCCTGTCCTATCTGTTCAAAAAGACTTCTATCTTCGTGTTTTTGTTCGCATATACAC TTCTGCAAGTGCTATGAAAAACACTCCGCTAAAGCTTTCATATGTTTATCAGTGCACTGGTTGCGATTCTTTCCACCTTCAACCCCTTGGAAGGGCCTCTACCAAG AATGCTAGTGTTAGATATTTGCCCGGATTTGGTCCTGTTGTTCCTCAAGATTGCACTGACTGTGGGAAAAAATTCATTATGGGTGGCCCTATATGGTCTGCTCCTATACATGACCAAGAATGGGTAACTTCTATTATAACAGACGTGAATCGCATGAAATCCAGTTATCCTGCTTACGAACACATATCTGCCATATTGAATACAATATCAGAG GAGTTGCCAGATGTTCCTCTATTTTTGAGTCTGCATAACCTTTGTGCAACCCTTAAATGCACATCTCCATCGGCAGTTATTTTCCGTTCTGCTGTCATCAATGCTGGATATCGTATCTCTAGATCTCATGTTTGTGCAATAGGGCTTAAATCAGACGCACCTATGGATGTTATTTGGGACATTATGCGCTGCTGG GTTAAAAATCATCCCGTGAAAGGTCAGCCAGCAGATCAACCTGGAAGTATCATACTTGCAAAGGAACCTGTTCTTCAG GCTAATTTTGCTAGGGCTGTAGCGTCTCTTAGCAAGGCGCAAGCAAAGAAAGTTTCGAGGTTTCTTCCAAATCCCGAAAGACATTGGGGTCCAAAACTAAGGGCGGGACGAACAATCACTAGCAAACATGTCTCTCTGATAGGTGAAGCAGCCCTTAATGCTCTCAACAATGAAGAagacaatgaagaagaagaacctAAAAGTAAGAAGCCAAAGACTGAAGAAGATAATAATGCCACATCTTAG
- the LOC131630055 gene encoding tRNA (guanine(26)-N(2))-dimethyltransferase 1-like isoform X1, producing the protein MWLVTESRTLKLQLKLVRAATRIASNPFSVFNSPCSSCAGESEVQKEKKEEQTMAFNPEDFKIIKEGEAEILMHKKNTVFFNKAQVNNRDLSIAVLRTFISKRKQEHEANLLKRAKGAKKASENDSSESVVEEVDNKAPPEDHKSNGKSESVEEASPEESCTTMEGSGKIDEECDADEEQIVRSEVKGPKELKPPRVLEALSASGLRALRYAREVEGIGQVVALDNDPASVEACKRNIQFNGSVAISKVESHLADARVYMLANPKEFDVVDLDPYGSPSVFLDSAVQAVADGGILMCTATDMAVLCGGNGEVCYSKYGSYPTKGKYCHEMALRIVLASIESHANRYKRYIVPVLSVQKDFYLRVFVRIYTSASAMKNTPLKLSYVYQCTGCDSFHLQPLGRASTKNASVRYLPGFGPVVPQDCTDCGKKFIMGGPIWSAPIHDQEWVTSIITDVNRMKSSYPAYEHISAILNTISEELPDVPLFLSLHNLCATLKCTSPSAVIFRSAVINAGYRISRSHVCAIGLKSDAPMDVIWDIMRCWVKNHPVKGQPADQPGSIILAKEPVLQANFARAVASLSKAQAKKVSRFLPNPERHWGPKLRAGRTITSKHVSLIGEAALNALNNEEDNEEEEPKTCRFLKTVQNLTIFLLLFCNVVLNTGP; encoded by the exons ATGTGGTTGGTTACAGAATCTCGTACTCTCAAACTTCAACTGAAGCTAGTTCGTGCAGCAACTCGAATTGCATCGAACCCCTTTTCTGTGTTCAACTCTCCTTGTTCTTCCTGCGCCGGAGAATCCGAAGtgcagaaggagaagaaagaggAACAAACAATGGCTTTCAATCCTGAAGATTTCAAAATTATTAAGGAAGGAGAAGCTGAGATTCTTATGCATAAGAAAAATACAGTCTTTTTTAACAAAGCTCAG GTTAATAATAGGGATTTGTCCATTGCCGTTTTGAGGACATTTATATCGAAAAGGAAGCAAGAGCACGAGGCAAATTTGTTGAAGAGAGCAAAAGGGGCAAAGAAAGCATCTGAAAATGATTCTTCTGAATCAGTCGTGGAGGAAGTAGATAACAAAGCTCCACCAGAAGATCATAAATCAAATGGCAAATCTGAATCAGTGGAAGAGGCTTCTCCTGAAGAATCATGCACTACAATGGAAGGTTCAGGCAAGATCGATGAAGAATGTGATGCTGATGAAGAGCAAATTGTTCGTTCGGAAGTAAAAGGACCAAAGGAGCTGAAGCCACCAAGGGTTCTTGAGGCCTTGTCTGCTTCTGGGTTAAGGGCTCTCAGATATGCTCGTGAAGTAGAAGGGATTGGTCAAGTTGTTGCTTTGGACAATGATCCAG CATCTGTTGAAGCTTGCAAAAGGAACATTCAATTCAATGGCTCGGTGGCAATTTCAAAAGTGGAGTCTCATCTTGCTGATGCTCGCGTCTATATGCTAGCAAACCCTAAAGAATTCGATGTG GTTGATCTTGATCCATATGGTTCACCTTCTGTGTTTCTCGATTCAGCCGTTCAAGCTGTTGCTGATGGAGGTATACTGATGTGTACTGCAACAGATATGGCTGTACTCTGCGGAGGAAATGGGGAGGTCTGCTATTCAAA ATATGGATCATAcccgacaaaaggaaaatattgcCATGAAATGGCCTTGAGGATCGTTCTTGCTTCCATTGAG AGTCACGCTAATCGATACAAACGATATATTGTTCCTGTCCTATCTGTTCAAAAAGACTTCTATCTTCGTGTTTTTGTTCGCATATACAC TTCTGCAAGTGCTATGAAAAACACTCCGCTAAAGCTTTCATATGTTTATCAGTGCACTGGTTGCGATTCTTTCCACCTTCAACCCCTTGGAAGGGCCTCTACCAAG AATGCTAGTGTTAGATATTTGCCCGGATTTGGTCCTGTTGTTCCTCAAGATTGCACTGACTGTGGGAAAAAATTCATTATGGGTGGCCCTATATGGTCTGCTCCTATACATGACCAAGAATGGGTAACTTCTATTATAACAGACGTGAATCGCATGAAATCCAGTTATCCTGCTTACGAACACATATCTGCCATATTGAATACAATATCAGAG GAGTTGCCAGATGTTCCTCTATTTTTGAGTCTGCATAACCTTTGTGCAACCCTTAAATGCACATCTCCATCGGCAGTTATTTTCCGTTCTGCTGTCATCAATGCTGGATATCGTATCTCTAGATCTCATGTTTGTGCAATAGGGCTTAAATCAGACGCACCTATGGATGTTATTTGGGACATTATGCGCTGCTGG GTTAAAAATCATCCCGTGAAAGGTCAGCCAGCAGATCAACCTGGAAGTATCATACTTGCAAAGGAACCTGTTCTTCAG GCTAATTTTGCTAGGGCTGTAGCGTCTCTTAGCAAGGCGCAAGCAAAGAAAGTTTCGAGGTTTCTTCCAAATCCCGAAAGACATTGGGGTCCAAAACTAAGGGCGGGACGAACAATCACTAGCAAACATGTCTCTCTGATAGGTGAAGCAGCCCTTAATGCTCTCAACAATGAAGAagacaatgaagaagaagaacctAAAA CATGCAGGTTCTTGAAGACTGTTCAAAAtttgacaatttttttattaCTGTTTTGTAATGTTGTTTTAAATACGGGACCATAG